Proteins encoded within one genomic window of Micromonospora halotolerans:
- the tyrS gene encoding tyrosine--tRNA ligase gives MTDSNHPQGRDSLTEDLLWRGLIQDSTGLDELRALLDGGSTTFYVGFDPTAPSLHVGNLMQVVMARRLQLAGHRPLLLVGGATGQIGDPKESAERTLNPPEVIAGWVQRIRDQLAPFVTYEGENAAQLVNNLDWTGEMSVVEFLRDVGKHFPVNKMLAREVVKARLETGISYTEFSYQLLQANDFFELHRRHGCQLQYGGSDQWGNITAGVDYIRRRGAGPVEAFTTPLVTKSDGTKFGKSETGAVWLDPEMTSPYAFYQFWVNADDRDVTRYLRYFSFRSRQELEELEKATAERPQARLAQRALAEELTALVHGEREMAQAVAASQALFGRGALDELAPETLRAALTEAGLVHLDELPDVAGLLKESGLVPSMKEARRVIAEGGAYVNNVRIAEVDATVSPADLLHGRYLVLRRGKRNFAGVELGR, from the coding sequence GTGACCGACAGCAACCACCCGCAGGGGCGGGACTCCCTGACCGAAGACCTGCTGTGGCGGGGCCTCATCCAGGACTCGACCGGCCTCGACGAGCTGCGCGCGCTGCTCGACGGCGGGAGCACCACCTTCTATGTGGGCTTCGACCCGACGGCGCCCAGCCTGCACGTCGGCAACCTCATGCAGGTCGTCATGGCGCGCCGGCTCCAGCTCGCCGGGCACCGGCCGCTGCTGCTGGTCGGCGGCGCCACCGGTCAGATCGGCGACCCGAAGGAGAGCGCCGAGCGCACCCTGAACCCGCCCGAGGTCATCGCCGGCTGGGTCCAGCGCATCCGCGACCAGCTCGCGCCCTTCGTGACGTACGAGGGGGAGAACGCGGCCCAGCTGGTCAACAACCTGGACTGGACCGGCGAGATGTCGGTGGTGGAGTTCCTCCGGGACGTGGGGAAGCACTTCCCGGTGAACAAGATGCTGGCCCGGGAGGTGGTCAAGGCCCGGCTGGAGACCGGGATCAGCTACACCGAGTTCAGCTACCAGCTGCTCCAGGCCAACGACTTCTTCGAGCTGCACCGGCGGCACGGCTGCCAGCTCCAGTACGGCGGCTCGGACCAGTGGGGCAACATCACCGCCGGGGTGGACTACATCCGGCGCCGTGGCGCCGGACCGGTGGAGGCCTTCACCACCCCGCTGGTCACCAAGTCGGACGGCACCAAGTTCGGCAAGAGCGAGACCGGCGCGGTCTGGCTCGACCCGGAGATGACCAGCCCCTACGCCTTCTACCAGTTCTGGGTCAACGCCGACGACCGGGACGTCACCCGCTACCTGCGGTACTTCAGCTTCCGCTCCCGGCAGGAGCTGGAGGAGCTGGAGAAGGCCACGGCGGAACGCCCGCAGGCGCGGCTCGCCCAGCGGGCCCTCGCCGAGGAGCTGACCGCCCTGGTGCACGGCGAGCGGGAGATGGCCCAGGCGGTCGCGGCGAGCCAGGCGCTCTTCGGTCGCGGCGCGCTCGACGAACTGGCTCCGGAGACCCTGCGCGCCGCGCTCACCGAGGCCGGCCTGGTGCACCTCGACGAGCTGCCCGACGTCGCGGGCCTGCTCAAGGAGTCGGGTCTCGTGCCGAGCATGAAGGAGGCCCGCCGGGTCATCGCCGAGGGCGGCGCGTACGTCAACAACGTGCGCATCGCCGAGGTGGACGCGACGGTGTCGCCGGCGGACCTGCTGCACGGCCGCTACCTGGTGCTGCGCCGGGGCAAGCGCAACTTCGCCGGCGTCGAGCTGGGCAGATAG
- a CDS encoding PaaI family thioesterase, whose amino-acid sequence MEEPDLTGGFVALLGLKFDEVSGDRVVIRWQVRPELHQPYGIQHGGVYCSVVETAASIGGALWLGDKGKVVGVSNQTDFLRAVRDGELTAVGTPIHRGRSQQLWLVEITDEGGRLVSRGQVRLQNLTSA is encoded by the coding sequence GTGGAGGAGCCGGATCTGACCGGGGGCTTCGTCGCCCTGCTGGGCCTGAAGTTCGACGAGGTGAGCGGGGACCGGGTGGTCATCCGCTGGCAGGTCCGTCCGGAGCTGCACCAGCCGTACGGGATCCAGCACGGCGGGGTCTACTGCTCGGTCGTGGAGACGGCGGCCAGCATCGGCGGCGCCCTGTGGCTGGGCGACAAGGGCAAGGTCGTCGGGGTGTCCAACCAGACCGACTTCCTGCGCGCGGTCCGCGACGGGGAGCTGACCGCGGTCGGGACCCCGATCCATCGTGGCCGCAGCCAGCAGCTCTGGCTCGTGGAGATCACCGACGAGGGCGGCCGGCTGGTGTCGCGCGGCCAGGTGCGGCTGCAGAACCTCACCTCCGCCTGA